The sequence below is a genomic window from Ciona intestinalis chromosome 1, KH, whole genome shotgun sequence.
catttttaaacagtatttcAACATAAGTTGATATGAATAACAGTTCTGTTTATTATTATAGGAAGGATACAAGGTCCACAAGAACTCGTACATTGTGTTCAACCATGTAGCGATCACGATTTACTATAACAAAGGTGCTGTAGAAGGAGAAGGTGCTCGACTTGTTAAAGCCGTTCTTGAACCAATGAGGTAAAGATGCTGTGGATTTGCTTGggaaatttataatttttgcttGCTTTGTTAAAAGCGAACATAATTTCTTTCTTGATAGAATAGACACTGTCCAGCTGCAGCATTGTGAGCCTGTCTCTAGCCCACATTATTTGAGTTAGAGGCtcggtgctgctaccattgttaacacttggcatatgtgtcttttgTAACACTTAATGCTAGTTTCTCCGACCTAGTGACCCTAAAGAGTTGTATAAATTTTTAGCTGTACATTCTAAAATATCCTCCCAAACAGTAATCACCAACAATTTTTCACACAGTTACATTTATGCTAACTTATAAGGggccacaaggtgtatgaaacagaaaccgtgttataacgactgagttgccccgccatgcgagtaTAAATCTGCTACATACGGGGTAACTCGTTTAGCAGgaacaatgtgtatgaaacaaaaaccatgttataacgactgccatgcCTGAGCCACACTAgcataaatatgttacatatacctggtaatataataaaagatgTTGCCCCTCCATCTAAGgctaaataatttacattaatattaattcattcattcaatttctTTCAGCATTGCAACTGATGATTGTAACTTAGAAGCGAACCCACTAGTAATCCCCCATCCACCCAAAGATGGGAAACTTACTGGAAAATACGACATCCCTTACACATACAGCATCCAATTCGAGGTGACTTCATAGGTCatagagttttttttttaaatggtgaTTGTAAACATCGCCTTTGAAAATTAGTTGTAAATAGATATTTAAGCAaaactatgtttatatatgtatttttgggcatttttttcgaatttatgattgttttttttttcattttttggggGAAAGTCTAAGactaaagttatttttataaaatctaaattttttatttatttacaatcttttataatttaaatttggaatatttttgttatcaGGCTGATGAACAAACTCTTTGGGCATCGCGATGGGACTACATCCTTGATTCCATGGCTCATACCAATATCCAATGGTTCTCTATCATGAACTCACTCGTCATTGTCCTCTTCCTCTCAGGCATGGTTGCCATGGTCACCATTAGGAGCTTGCATAAAGATATTGCTCGTTATAATGACATGGAGTCGGTGGTAAgttcaattaatttaaaataatctttaaaaaaaaatttttttgaacatgttatttagaaatattgtaTCAGCCTGTCAGGTGTGACTCATAAGGATTATGAAACAACACAATATTGTTATAATGACATTGGTAGCAATTTTCTGGTTATCTGTTATCCTAAGACTTATTGTACCAAGGGTTATCATTAAGAAATATTATACCATAGCGGGCATGCCCcacaaggtttataaaacataacagtatttttataatGACATTATTTTACGctggtttttatataaattgcaGGAAGACGCACAAGAGGAGTTTGGATGGAAGTTGGTTCATGGAGATGTGTTTAGACCTCCTTCCAAAGCAATGTTGTTGTCTGTGTTTAATGGTGTTGGAACTCAGGTATgataacaacatttttcttGCGTAAAAGTTCTGGCATAttatatgtgggtgaggtcctagaGCGTGACATAAGACTTGGCCAGAATTGACCCGTACCCCATTCCCATTGACATAACACACATGGTACTACCGCATGGTCCTTATCATGGGTTGAAGCATGTTGCTTCCTTGTCATGCAACAAGGGCTTTCTTAGTAATAGATGGGAGATCTTCCCTTGACAGTTCATTCAAGAATAGATGCTTCTGTCTGGCACTTACATATGCTAGACATATGCCCAAGCTCCAAGCATGTTTCATATTCTTGGCCACAGATGGAGCAGTGTcaacttttttgtataaaagttaGTGTAGTACCAAGTGGGTAGCTTAATTTCCCCTTGATTTAGCATCTCACTTATTAAAGATTACTTTTGCTGTTGCTTATAAATTTTCtctacaatataaaaaatacagctATTAACTTGTAGGTGCATTCCTTATACCTTAGTTCCtgtatctttttttatttttaaatcctaAAATTGGCAGGTAATTTCGATGGCCTTTATAACTCTTGTCTTTGCTTGCCTTGGATTTTTGTCCCCAGCGAACCGTGGGGCTCTCGGAACAACTACAGttattgtgtttgtgtgtCTTGGTACTGTGGCTGGCTATGTGTCAGCAAGACTTTACAAAAGTAAGTAAATGCGAAAGGTGCAATTACTGTTgccaacaaatataaattggcgcataattgttaaaattttggatttttttgttgttttaataaccaGACGCCTAGCCAGTAATTAGGTTTATAAGGAGCGTGACATTGCTAATATGTAGTTACACTTGTAGTCaccaaacataggaaaccttgTTGAATAATGTGGAAAATGTAGGGTACTTTAGATGTGCGTGTTATgcctttaataaaaactaatattataataaataaaaagtaattagtGCTTCTAACTAAATATTACCTACTCTAAACTGAAACGCTATTAACTGATTGTAAGTAAACGTGTTTTACCTCCCCAGCACTTGGTGGGGAAAAGTGGAAGACTAATGTGATGATGACTTCTTTCCTAATTTCTGGGTCTGTAGTTTTAATTCTACTAGTATTTTTACTCTAGTTGCACTGAATAAGTGCATTAAAAACTGATTTTCTTGTCAGTTTTGTTACAAACATGATCTTACATATGGAATGACATGTTTGTATTGACACTGATTAAGAATATGACAAAAACTATAAACCATTGATCATTTCAATGCCCAATAACAACGAATGAATTTTTGGCTGCAATGCATAATATGATGTAGATTGTAGAATAAGCATTTGGCCCACACTTTATCCTCCTATAATaaagattgtaaaaaaatcataaagcAAGTCAATATTcccataaaaattaaattgaaaaaaaagaagcaaactttaaacgttttttcaatattctgttttattgtaCATAACTAAGGTCCTGCAGCATGACACCCTCTGGGGTCTGAAATCCAGGCCAGAATTatctcatttatttaaaaaaaacaatcacttatAAAATTATCTCCTAAATTCCGCTCAAACTGAAATTATCTTCAGGATtattttcgttgtttttttcCTGATGAACCTAATCCTGTGGGGAGAAGGAAGCTCTGCTGCGATCCCATTTTCCACCCTTGTCGCCATTCTTGCTCTCTGGTTTGGAATCTCGGTCCCTCTTACTTTCATTGGAGCATACTTTGGATATAAACGTCGTGTAAGTTGATATTTGTTTGATCTTTGCAATAAAGTGATTGGCAAACTGACAAAGTTCtcacgttttattttttctttacaaaaaagTGGTTGGCTGAATTCTGACTTATGTACCAGGTACCAATTCATGCAAGTCATGTTATGTTACACAGATATAAGCAGTAGATAATTAAATAACCTGTAATGTAATAActagtttaataattcataaacaaacacacactGTGAGTTCTAAATATCCACAAAacaagtttctaaaatacaagATATGTTATTATActtctaaaataaaacttttgtgtACTAAAACTATACCGCTAACATGGTAATTATATTAGACACTTAATTTTCCATTATCTTAATATATACCTTTTAGtagtaagtttaatatttcatttcaaTTGCATTAGCTTAGTACAATGGTAATAATTGGCATCTAGTGCTCATGCCACCACAACTGTGGTCAATTGTTCCCAAGTACATGGTAATTCTTATCATAGTGTTTTACTGTGTAGTGCTGAGGTTTACAGACTAGATGATGCACTGTCGTTTGTTGTAATTTGATACTAACCTTAAATGCTTATAATAACAACATTTATGgctaaaagtttgaaaaaccctaatttgtataatttaagGAAAAACACTAGAATTGGTCTGTTTTGgcaattaagaaaaaaaaaacagttacgGCCAAAATACTACTTTAGGCTTACTgccaaatattacaaaaaactaCATGACCAAAAACTTAATAAACcctgattttataatttaagtaaaaaaacaaacaaattggGCTATTTTGGCCAAATAgtagaaaaaacatttatgaccaaaataattaacaaaatatgatattataatttaactttatctCCAGCCATTGGAACATCCAGTCCGTACAAACCAAATCCCTCGACAAATTCCTGATCAAGTTATTTACACCAAACCACTGACATGCATTGTTATGGGTGGAGTGTTGCCATTCGGATGCATCTTCATTCAGCTCTTCTTTATTCTTAACTCAATCTGGTAAGTGGGTTGCATTATAATGCATGAGCTAATGGTGGGCAGTCAGTTAATGAAAAATACTTGGTTTTTATACCTTTATAagtgtcatattttttttaaaaacagcgttatattttttataattttaatgaaatcttgggagaaattgttaaaacgcAGTTACACTTGTtgcaatatactttagctctgtttgtttgtaaagaCAACAGccaacagcagggtaaaatgtgttttaggtttaaaacttCTGTGCTTTTACCCCCATTCTAAAGTTGTAGTGACATAATACCCCAACATTAAGTCTATCTGCCTGTGGTTATAgttgtttttcttcatttaatttgttcattttaaattagaCTTTGAAGTTTTGAACGctgttacattatttatattcacaCAATGCATTATTGTTTGATAATATGATGGTTTAAAGTCGCTCTGAACGACATGATCttggttttaacttttgtaattACATAACTACCTTTTTACTAATATGAATCTCCAATTACATATTTCAAACtacttgtataaaaatatcaactGTTAACATGTTATAGGTATGACTATTTACAAGAATCTTGTTAATCTTAACTTGTGAATAGTCATAtaataatagggtgggggaagatgggacatattttcattttattttatcctcccatttgttggtaaacacagaacaatcaaagaattataaaaccgtatcatcacgactcccacggaccgttgttatatgtttaaaatacgatcaggatatttggacattatgtgctaaaggtgtcccatcccccacctactataatTGTTCCAACCTAGTGGTTAACTTTAAACCTTATATTTCCCCAACACAGGTCCCACCAGCTTTACTACATGTTTGGATTCTTGTTCCTAGTCGTTACTATCCTGGTTATCACATGCAGTGAGACAACAATCCTTCTGTGCTATTTCCATTTAGCAGCTGAAgtcagtttttttattaaatttaaataatagattctttttttgttatttttaaacatttattgct
It includes:
- the LOC100179723 gene encoding LOW QUALITY PROTEIN: transmembrane 9 superfamily member 2-like (The sequence of the model RefSeq protein was modified relative to this genomic sequence to represent the inferred CDS: deleted 1 base in 1 codon), which encodes MQLSVIQASFLLNFASITFGFYLPGLAPVSYCEKDKENCKSKIPVYVNRLVSAESIIPYEYSAFDFCEPADSSSSPSENLGQVLFGERIRPSPYSFTFNKSEKCKKACTKSYDTSKKEENEKLKFLQYGMLFSYENKWIVDNMPIAWCYMTSTNDNFCSTGFPIGCYVDEEGNPKDACVIEEGYKVHKNSYIVFNHVAITIYYNKGAVEGEGARLVKAVLEPMSIATDDCNLEANPLVIPHPPKDGKLTGKYDIPYTYSIQFEADEQTLWASRWDYILDSMAHTNIQWFSIMNSLVIVLFLSGMVAMVTIRSLHKDIARYNDMESVEDAQEEFGWKLVHGDVFRPPSKAMLLSVFNGVGTQVISMAFITLVFACLGFLSPANRGALGTTTVIVFVCLGTVAGYVSARLYKTLGGEKWKTNVMMTSFLISGIIFVVFFLMNLILWGEGSSAAIPFSTLVAILALWFGISVPLTFIGAYFGYKRRPLEHPVRTNQIPRQIPDQVIYTKPLTCIVMGGVLPFGCIFIQLFFILNSIWSHQLYYMFGFLFLVVTILVITCSETTILLCYFHLAAEDYRWWWRSFLTAGFTAVYFFIYAIHYYFSKLAIEGFASAIIHFGYTLIMTIMIFLFTGTIGFTACYYFVTKIYSVVKVD